The genomic stretch CTATTGCATCTATCTCATCTATAAAAATTACACAGGGAGATTTCTCCTTTGCTAGCTGAAAGGCAGCACGAACAAGTTTTGCTCCTTCGCCAATATACGTCTGCAAAAATTGTTTAAACAATCACTAATTAGCTACAAACAAGCTGATACTTCTTTATAGAAGAAGCATAGGGCACAAATGTCTATTCTTGGGCATAAATTTACATGCATGCAGTGAGCTAGTTTTTAATAAGAGGGGTCTGCCAGATTTCCCCAGTAGTACCCCGGGGTGGTGCAGCCACCAACACTCTTATCTGAGTTTCTTCAATGTATATTAGATCTAACTCTGTACCTTTAAAAATTTATCCTTGTTACACGAGTAGAATTCGTAAAAGAAACTACCATAAGACAACTGAGAGCCTGAGACATTTTATACCTCATTGTTGCCTGGACATATGATACAAGTGCTACACATCAAAGTGTCTAAATGAATCCAACACAAGCCTTCAGAGAAGTAAGATGCAAAGATTTGAATGCATCACAACACGTGCTTGTAATCATGCGTGTGACAGTGTATGCAACGATTGTGAATGCATCACAATAAGCTCTATTGTGAGTTATAAGAAAGTCCAGATGTAGTGGTGATAGCACCATGAGTGAACTGTTTCAACTGTGGACTGTCCAAAAGTGCCCAGAAACATCCATAAAAATGAAACCAAAAAAAGTAAATGAATGAGGGAAAAATATTATCAAGTTATAAAGTACCTGAACTAACTGAGGACCTGCCAGCTTCAAGAAAGTTGCTTTTGTTTGTGCAGCACATGCACGTGCCATCAAAGTCTTACCAGTTCCAGGAGGTCCATAAAGAAGCACTCCTTTAGGAGGACGAATACCTAACTTCTGGAAACGGTCTTTGTGCATCAACGGCAAAACAATTGCCTCAACAAGTTCTTGGATctaaaaattacaaatagaattAATAAGTCAATATTGACAACTTGGGGAGGTTCTTGATCGCTTAACCCAGAAAACAACCTCAAAGAGGGATCCAGAAAACTGAGGTCGAAAGATGGCCCAGACTTGGAAATGAACTCATGACAGAATCAGCCTTTGGTGCCAAAAGTATTTCTATAGACatagaaaaatattaatataccTGTTTTTCAAGGCCTCCTATATCATTGTAATCTTCCGTCGGCTTCTCATCAACTTCCATTGCCTTCAACTGCGAGTCATATTCAGATGGAAGTGTGTCCAAGATTATGTAGTTGTCCTTGTTGACCCCCACAAGGTCACCGAGTTTTAGCTTATCAGGGTCCACTAACCGAACAACAGGAAGAAAGATTGTCTGAAATAAAAGAAGAGACAAGATTAAGCCTCTGACAACCATTGGGATTTTAAAAGACTAAAAGCGAGCTGCAACAACATGAGCAATCGAGCAAGGTCAGAGTGAATGACAACTTAGCTTTCAACATGTCCAACCAAAACATAAGCAAAAACATCAACAGAGAAATCCATCAATGCTTGAGATCACAAAATAGAAGCGGATAAGATTAAGTTGTAAATACAAAGAGCAACGTAAATATGAGTTAGGGCTCCTAGCTTACTTCCCGTGTTGAGGTTTTTAAGACAACACATTTTTCCTTCCTTTGAGAATTGAGATCAATATCGGCCCCATCCTCCTCAGCCTCTTCTTCTGGGTTCATCTCCAAGATCTAGGCAACGAAATAAAACAAGCAATATGATCAGCATTATCTACCAGGTGAATATGCATTCAGTccaaaagaaaaatgaaagtaaaaaaatataagctagaaaacaaaaaaactatGCCTACTTGGAATCACAGACCCTCTTGGTTGAAAAATATGGACatacaaaaagaaaagagaagaaacaacAAATTCTTTCTAATTACCCAATTTTTGTCCTTTCAATTAGATTAGAGTTACATATGTTGCTTGCGTATACATAGaaatgcaagaaaaaaaaaaaaaaagaacaagacCAGTTAGCCAAGATGTCAGGTGTCCTAGTTGAACATTgaaaagttattttccaataaatTAATAGCAATTCTAAAGTATTTTCGACGGTtagtcacaatcatcagttcagtAATTCGCCAacttttttcatctttgttattggtGCCTTCTTATGAGCTGAGATAGGGTTTCCTAGAGAAGACACATTACACATTGGCTTCACGCGCACACTGTGCAATCTAGCTAAACATCAAGGTTTTAAGACGCTAATGCATATTGGTGGCGACCTCTACGATGTTTCCCACGAGATAAGGCAGCTGTTTGTTGATCTTAATCTTCTCCTGATTCACCTTTATCTTGTCCTTCAAGGACTCCAACTCGAGATTCGACCTCTGCAACTCATCCTGCAGCCCGACGAGAAAGGATTTCAAGATCAAACAGGATCAAAACAAAAACGGAGGAAATTAAAAGGGAAAAGGGAAACCCTAAATTCGGGGAGGGAGATCGAGCAAATGGTTGTTGGCGGGGTTAGGGCTTGAGTGAGACCTTGAGGACGCGGATCTCATTGTCAAGGAGGCGAGAGGCCCGGATGATGTCCTCGGTGGTCATGGGGGAGAGCAGGTCATCGTCGAGTATGAGATCCTCCTCCATCACAGACTCCATGGATAGGGAGCATCAGATTACCAGAGCGATCGATCGATCGACCGACCGACTTCCACAGCGGAAGTGAACGGCTCCTCGCCAGACGCTCTTACTGTTATGTCTGTTTGGCAACGAACAACCTCGGAATTTATATGATTTGGGGAAAGCGGATGACGTGTAGGAAAAAGGATTTATTTGGGCTGAGCCGGACGATAGATGGCTAACCGGCCCAGCCTCGGACCAGGCGCATTAGACCGGACCATCGGACTGCCACATTTACCAATAAAATCAAGAACCGTTATGGTTTAACGACATGACTCGGTCCAATTCATTATGGGCCGGATTGAGAACCCGTTTCTTTATATGGGTCGAGGATCGGATCCGACCCTTTGATCCGAAAGGGATCCAATCCGGAATCGAGGCAAACAGCGATAACCCGTACGGTTCCCTTCTTCGCGTTGATCGCAACAAGAGCCCTCGGCCGACATGTGTGAGAACCCTAATCCGCCTCTTCGAAGGCGTCGTCTTCCCATGAAACTCCTCTCCATCTTTCTACTCCAATCCAAAGACAGCTCATTCAACTCATGCTCGATCTCCGCCGCAGAGGGACCTCCCTTCCTCCTACTATGTGGTTCTCGGTCGTGGGGCTGTATAGGTGTTCTACATCAAATTCGATTACCATGGTATGATTATGTTTAGCACAATTCTGATAAGCTGGTATCTGTGAACACTTGATGTTGTTGATGATTCTGTTTAGGAGTGAGTTCCTTCGCCTTCATTGGCAGTATACTTGAAATAAGTTCACACAATATATCTTCCTTTGTAAGCTTAATTGAAGGTGAAATTTTGCTCTCCAATGGAAATCTCATTGAGACATTTTACCAAACAACACAAAGAATGTGCCTTCCTCTTCTCTATTTTATATGTGCTTCATAAGCATGCATCTCATTTACAGGAGTTGCCATGAAAGCAACTTAAAGTGGGGTTTCCTGCATCCTTttcagcttctctctctctctctctctctctctctctatttcttccAGCATTGATCATAAGCATGTGTCAAAGTAACACTCTATTGGACTTTAGAAAGCAGGAATAGGTTAAGTGTCATGGAAACACAAGGAAACCTTGGTAAAGCAGATATGTCCACCTCAATCCAACATGTTGTGCATAGTTTCAAGTGAGAGACTGTGGAGGGTCTGACTCATCTCTGTTGGCTGAGATGCCAACATGGAGCCTGAATGGCCTGTTAGGATATGCTGGCCTTCTGCTCCCATCTTGCACAAACTTCCACAAGCATAAATGTTCATGCTCATGTTCTTTGACCAAACCCCAGTCCCATCTGCAACAAGGAGGGAGAAATTTGCAGAGAGCAGTTGATGACAACTTGGAGAACAAATATTGGATCACAGCACCAGCAGCAACTTTGCTGAAAATTTCTGTCAATCACTTTCTTTGAAGAGCACGGATATCTAACATTAGCATCCACAAGGGTTTTCACACCAGTAAAAATGCAGGCTTTCCATTGCCAAAGAATAAGGAACATGTGAAAGTGATGTGAAGATGACTTAGGGAGTGGAGATAAGTGAAGAGATGAAACTGGGCATTGCATTTTAATTAGTCATAATTTTGTATTTAGTTGAGCATTTAGTCACTGCTGGCTTTGTTATTTATGACAATATAAAACTAGTTATTGTTGATATAGTATAGATTTCATGTTAACAAGTCAACAATGTAAAATTTTAGCTTCTATTATGTACATGAGTTCAGGGAAGAACAAGATGAATGGCATCAACTTTTGTGTCACTAGAAATCTCTCCTTTTCTTCAATCAGTGGTTTGCTAAACTGCATGCTGTTGATGTGTGTTGTGGAAAACTGATGGAACTTGGCAATCACCAGTAGAAAAGAGAAACCATGAGGGCTTACTACCTTTCTCCATTTGACCATAGAAAACCATGGGCTTGGTTACCTGTAGAAGAAGGAAACCATGCATCACAATTAGAAAGTCATGCACACCTAATCATAAATCATACTTCAAACTGAAGAATCACATGTACTGTATTGATTGAGACATGAGACTTGTATTGGTTCATTTGGAACACATCAAATATGTATCAACTAATTTTCTCTGTTTAGATTATTCACTTGCTTTTCACAAGCCATCTGACTTTTTGGCATCATGAACATTTTTAAGCTGATaaaaatagttcatcaattttgtaTAGCAATAGACAGCATGTCTTAGTATTTAAATAAAAGTACTTAATATTCCAAATATACTGAATGGACTCTTTTTCCTGTCATATGCATGACCTATTCATTGTACTATGTCATATTAAAAAGATACTTAACCTATTCATTGTACTATGTCATATTAGATATTTTTGAGATGCCATATGTAATAggtaataagattttttttttctatattgattTATCAATGATAGTTTGTTTCAAGATATATTTCTTATATGTTTGTTTATCCAAGAAATGTTTTTTTTCTTGTTGGTGACAAAATCCAAAGACTCTTTCAAAAGCCACTACCATAAGATTTTCCATTcccattttaatttattattattattattcttattttccAATCACTTGGTTCCCATCCATGAAAGAGACACATACCAAACTCAATAGTTTAGTCCAATCCGACTAATTCATATAGCTAAATTGGATTATTTCATCAGAAATCATGCATGAGTTGTATTAGAAATCATGTTATCATATTTATTTAACATATATAATGATAGTAAGGAGAGCCGAGTCGGATATGACTACCATCGAATGGCGTCATCAAAGGTTTGCCCACAGCTCCCTTTGACCCCAATACAATCCCTCAATTATCTTATTCGCTTTccccttctccgattcattccctgTTAATTAATGAGATAATTCTtagtattgttattattattattattattttactcgTGAAGTGTCCCCTATTTTCAAGTTCTTTTTCTTTGCCCAATGCttgaattatttttttctcatactTTTCCTTTATCGATGGAATAAATcgatctaattataatatttttaaactgTATAATGTAATTTAACATAGCGTTGGTTGacaaatttattaaaatattatgtttatattataatatttttatttttataatattatgaaaacaacataatataatataaaaatattgtaattgtGTTTTATTtactattaaaaattattataatatagtaTAAACATATTATAACTGGATTGGTTTCATGGATcgacaagaaaaaaagaagaaaaaagggggGGACAGAAAAGAGACAGGTGATTTaggatattttagatattaaaagaaaaagacATTGTTTGAATATTCTAAAGATAAGGGATGTTTATCgggaaaaaaaaatccaatataTTTTCTGTGTTGTACAAAGCTTCAGTTTCTTTGGccaattttttttaaatcgaaaaatttattattttttaaatagatataatattattatttatcaaaGATATGattttataactatatatatatatatatatatatatatatatatatatattaatattactaAACCAAGAAGATGGAGATGTAAAATGCGAAGGATGATTTAGGGGACATGAACAACAGTATCACCATAAGAAGAACGTAATAAGAAGGAAGCGAAGAGGGAATTAGAGGAGGAGGTCGGGAGATAAAGAACAGAAGACGGAAGAAGAGAAGAGCGAATATAGTGGTTTCTACTGGAACTTGTGTTGTGTTTGGGTGAAAGGTGCGATCTTTGGGTGAAAGGTGGGATCTTTTGGGGCATTCGGGAGGAGGCGGAGAGATGGGGAACGTGACGTCGTCGGTGGCGGCACGGTTCGCGTTCTTCCCGCCGGAGCCTGCGACGTACGAGGTGTTCCgggagaggggaggggaggggcggCTCTGCCTGTCGGGGCTGCCGCCGGAGAATAACGTGGAGGTGCACCTGGTGGAGACCAGGGCCGGGAACCGGGTGGTGGCCACCTTCTGGCGTCACCCCAACGCCCGCTTCACCCTCCTCTACTCCCATGGCAACGCCGCCGACCTCGGCCAGATGTTCGACCTCTTCCTCCGGCTCCGTGCCCACCTCCGTGTCAACATCATGAGGTACAGCAGACAACATCAAGCTCCTCCGATTCCCGTTTCCTCTATCTTCCCCTGTTATCTCTGTCTCCCGTTTTCTTCCCTCCTTTTTGGATCAAAAAATGGTTTCTTTTGGACCAGCTAAGTGTTTGTATTTAGTTCTGTAGGTGAATGCTATATATGGGGTAAAAATCTTGTGTGGTTTTGGTTATAGATTGGGAACTTTgagattttaagagaagaacaaaggCAATTATGATGTTGCAGCACTAGGTTTCAAAGAGGGAATTCATGGTTCTGCTTTGCTATTCTTTGCTTTGTTTTGTGGGTTGCTTCACAAGATGACTTCTTGCATCCATAGATTCTATGTGTGCTTTTCTATGTGTATTAACGTGGCATCCTCACATGTTATATCAAGCTTTATATAACACAGAAAAACAAGCTTTATCCAAAACGAGTCAATGTATGCAACCTTATCTCGACAAGCAGAGAGGCTATTTCGCACCATATAATGCAACCTTATAGTGGTGCAAAGCTCATCCTTTTGACAAACTGATTCACCTTTTGATGTGTAACCCATCTACTTAATTTTAGTTGGATATGTATTAGATGCATGTATTTGAAGGAAATTGCTTTTTTTGCTTTCCTTGTTATTTATTTCAGTAGCCTAAGAGAACtatgaatattttctttttaatgaaAAAAATGCATTCAGAACTAATTGTTTCTCGTTTCTACAGTTATGACTACTCAGGTTACGGAGGATCTACGGGGAAGGTAAACATTCGTAAATGAACAAGCAATTGAATCTTGGTTTCTTCCATTGGCATTATGACAATAAGAATTATGTGTTCTGTGTGAGAATTAAGCTAACCGATCGAATTAAACTAATGATAGGTAGGGCATGCAGTAACAATTACCACACTGTATGCTTTTTAATGGAAGATTTCTCTTCGAGGCAGTGCCCACCTGGCACGGAGGAAGCAAGAGAGTCTCTGGTCATTTAATTAATTAGCTATAGCAATTCAAGAAATgaaaattatattcaaaatttttaggggtgaatcatccttttttataaaGCTGATGTGTGTGGCCTGTAAATCTCAGTGGTGAATCGCTCCTGCCAGATAGCAGTGCCATTCGGCAAAGTTTGCTCTTCCTACATAATGCTTAGAAACAATTGTATTGTCTGAATACGCAGCAATGTGTTATCGCATTGCCACCAAAGTTTGCCCTTCCTACATAATGCTTAGAAACAATTGTACTGTTTGAATAAGCAATTTGTGTTATCGCATTGCCACCGAATCATAGCTGAGTTAATGAAGGTTTCATGTGTTCTTGGAATTCACATGAATTCAGTAATTTGGGAAAAAGGATCCCTAAATACTATGATAAATCTGCTATAGCCAATGACAGTGAAGGGGATATGTTGGTTGTCTAACTTTATTATATGAACTGTTCTGGAATCACAATCTAACTCCACTACATGCTTCTCAAGATCTTTGCAATAAAGATGTTGACAGAAACAGCTATAGATACTTTTATGGGTAATAAAAGATACTGTCAACAAAGAAAAATTTATTACCAGAAAACAGTCAttctattatgattttcatgtctGATGGTATATTGTTTTCCTTGTTACCTTTCATATATTCCAAAAGCCATCTGAGTTCAATACATACTACGACATAGAAGCTGTGCATGATTGCTTGAAGAAAGAGTATGGGATAAGGCAAGAGGATCTCATTCTGTATGGCCAATCTGTCGGTAGTGGACCAACATTACACTTGGCTACGCAATTACAAGGTCTGAGAGGTGTTGTCCTCCATGGTGCAATTCTTTCGGGCATACGCGTCTTATATCCTGTAAAAGTGACATTCTGGTTTGATATATTTAAAGTAagtacccttttttttttctttgtttcattTATTTGTATTCATGTTCTTACTAGTTCTTTTCCTGCATTCTttgaattttttgattaattatgtgaaatttgggtttttttttggCAGAACATCAACAAAATCCAACAAGTTGACTGCCCGGTTCTTGTTATACATGTAAGCCTTCTTCATCAGCCACTTCTAATTTGCCAATTTCTTGTATCATATGAGCAGTGATGTACTGCAATGTTCATTTTGCATGTTGCGGAATTTAAATTAGAGAGCAGAAGAATCAGCTTGCTTACTGTGTGACTTACAGATTATGAAAGCAATTAAGTATGTCTAACTCTTGAGTGCTTTGCCATCTTAATCCAACCTATGGGTCCTCATCATCTTCCGAGCATTTTGTCATCCATATGCAGTCCAGCTTTACGGCACAAGACAATATAATTAGGTTCAACAGAAGATTTATGGGACACTATCGTTCTGAGATCAACCAGTAAACACGGTTTGCATGAATAGCCTTTCGGGATTAGGGAAGAGAGAGACCAAAATACTTATTGCTTATCTATCGGTTGTCTTCTCAGGGGCATGCCATGTAACATGCTGCTAGATTTCTTCCATGCTAATATGCATTATGTTGCTTAGGTTTATGCAGCCATTTGAAACTTTTCGTGGTTAGAATTAGTCTGGAGTATTATTATTtaactaaaaaaaaatacataaagaTTGGCTAAAACAAAACTTGAttccatatttgattcaaacacaCATTGTTCTGATACCAACATTCTGTGCTCTGCTTTCATTATTCCAAGCATTTCGATTGCTCGATGTGTTCTTCGAAAGAGAATTTTTTGTTTGCAGGGAACTGCCGATGGTATCGTGGAGTGGACTCATGGAAAGCGTTTGTGGGAGCTATCGAAAGAAAAGTATGATCCATTGTGGATCAAAGGTGGTGGTCACTGCAACTTAGAAGCATATCCTGAATACATCAGGCACCTGAGAAAGTTCATTAGTGCCATGGAGAAACTCCCTCTTGTGAGACAGGCAAAACAGAGCAGTGTGCCAACATCAACCAtcacagaatcaaaacacaagtgTTTGAGATTTGGCAAGAGGTAGCTGTTCAAACAAGTGTCTGTTGGCTTCCTCTATAGGGGACAAACACCAGGGAGAAGGTATATTGTTTTCCCAGTAAAATCTAACATTTGTTTAGGAGAGCTTGTAGCAACCCATGCAATAAATATTTGTATGATTTCCCAGATTGATGGTTTATGTAAACAGTTATATAATCTCAATGTTGATATCATCTCTACAAAGTAATCGAGGAcaagtaaatttttatttatgaacaacAACTGGCAAAAAGCTAACAAAATGCAGAGATGCGAATGTTTACAGATGCCACCATGACTCAAATGACTCGTCTTGAGATCGAGAACATTTCTTGACTATGAACAAGAAATCCAATGTCTTGGGACCAATTCATATAGCCCCTCTTCCACGGTGGCGAATCATGGTTTTAAGAGCTATCCTACCCGAGGAGTCAATGAAGTAGGATTCCTGCCATGAACAAAGAAATTATTCAACAGACCGTATCAGCATTGAATCCATCAGAGATTACTGTACTCACCATCTCCAGTGGACTAACTCTGTGTAATAAGAAACCATTGTGCAGTTCACTGAGGAACAGAAGAAGACAATGGAAGAGTCAAACAGCTGCTGCTAAAATATGGACTGATGGCAGACCATAAACCAAGAATACAAACTTGCCTGAGAACATCTGGATTCACATTTATTGATAAAGCTCTGTTTAATTTGTCTGCAGGACCTGGGTTCCCCATGTACGCGATGCCTTCATCGTGGTAAAAGTAACCGGCACAGCCCTGCTTGCTCAGGTAGGCATCCTTTGGTTTTTTTTTGGTGTTTTTTGTAGGCGGTACAAGAATATGTAGGATCAGCTATAATGATAATTAGAGTTCAAAAAACCAATTGAATTAAGTTACAGGTTCAGCTCACCACTCCAAATTCCAAAAAGACATTGTGTAGAGGCTTGTTAAACTTTATGGTTCTTGTTGCTTCCTTCTCATCACAAATTGTCATCGGATCAAACCCGACGACAATGAGCCTGGctttaaaaaagaaaacaatgTTATCCATATGAAGAACAAATTTTACAgcatatagttatgaaagtgcagATTGCCAAATTCATTAATTAcagaataataaatatttaaaactaTTTTATGGTATTTTATGAATTTCATCATAGAGACAGGAACAGATACTTGGATATGAACATCTTGAAGATAGCAACACTTGTCATGGCACACTACTAAAATACAAATTTCAAACTATAGGATCCATTTTATCTGTGCTAGACTACATTTCTTCTCTAAGTCTGTTTTGTTTATTGACTGAGTCATCATCAAACAGAAATAATTCATCATGAACCGGAGGAAGTTTTTTTGGATCTAATTAAAATACATATGGACCCTGTCAAAGAAATTTACAAAATCATGACTGCTTTTAGTATGACATGTCAAAGTAAGGGTCTCATTTACACCTACAATGAGATATATATACTCTTTATCCCGTATAATGCCACAAAAATAAAACTGTGTTAAAAGTTTAATATGATagtattagtttttttttaaaatgatgacaataacaacaaacaaaagaaaaaatcaggtagccataaaaatatcaaaataaaatgaGAATTTTAGCAGTTCTTCTTGAACAAAAGTCTTGCATGTAAGTCTGTACGGTTTTATTATGTAGATATGGAGATCTTTTAGTAGCTTTAAACCAACAAACATGTGTTTCAGTAAGGTAGATACAAATTCCAGGAAGTTGGTAATTTAATGCATGAGCTGCTGTATTCTAGATTAGTCGTTAAGTCACCACTATCATTCTGATATCTACCATGTACTTTACCCCTTTTGCTAATgcgaaaagaaacaaaaaagttgCACTCAAGTGAAGGAGACACCATAGGCTTCTTCCACCACCAGTTATGCTCTGAATGCCAATTTAGAGACAGCTGCACCCACCTGAAGCTTTAGGAAAATTAATCATGTGATCCAGAAATGCCCTTGAAGCCAGAATTTGCTGGATGCATATACCTTTGAAGCTAATGTTTTATTGGTGGCATGTTCATTATTTACTAACATTTGCACCAATCTAGATGAAGTACCAATTCATAAGCATCATGACTTACTAATTGCCACTATTCATGTGCTCGATGATTCAAGTAGTATTGTGTCCATTCTCATATCATCGACTACCTAGATAGTGTTTCTCTTTTATACTTCTACATGCATCTGAACTAAGTTCTTTACCTTGACATGGAAAAACTATGTAAAACAGAAGTCAACGTAATGTCTAATGAACACATTGCATATGATATAATACTTCTACATGCATCCAAACTAAGTTCATTACCTTGACATCGAAAAACTATGTAAAACCGATGTCAACATAATGTCTAATGAACACATTGCATGTAATACAATACTCAAGAATGTTTTTCTGTAGTTTATTTACTCTGTTAGGTCATATCTATAGACCACTTTTTGAAAACTAGTCAGTGGATATAACAGAACAAAAAATTGGTACAACTGAATCATAAG from Musa acuminata AAA Group cultivar baxijiao chromosome BXJ1-3, Cavendish_Baxijiao_AAA, whole genome shotgun sequence encodes the following:
- the LOC135616854 gene encoding 26S proteasome regulatory subunit 6A homolog isoform X1, yielding MESVMEEDLILDDDLLSPMTTEDIIRASRLLDNEIRVLKDELQRSNLELESLKDKIKVNQEKIKINKQLPYLVGNIVEILEMNPEEEAEEDGADIDLNSQRKEKCVVLKTSTRETIFLPVVRLVDPDKLKLGDLVGVNKDNYIILDTLPSEYDSQLKAMEVDEKPTEDYNDIGGLEKQIQELVEAIVLPLMHKDRFQKLGIRPPKGVLLYGPPGTGKTLMARACAAQTKATFLKLAGPQLVQTYIGEGAKLVRAAFQLAKEKSPCVIFIDEIDAIGTKRFDSEVSGDREVQRTMLELVNQLDGFSSDECIKVIAATNRADILDPALMRSGRLDRKIEFPHPTEDARARILQIHSRKMNVHPDVNFEELARLTDGYNGAQLKAVCVEAGMLALLQDATEVTHEDFNEGIIQVQAKKKAGLNYYA
- the LOC135616854 gene encoding 26S proteasome regulatory subunit 6A homolog isoform X2, giving the protein MESVMEEDLILDDDLLSPMTTEDIIRASRLLDNEIRVLKDELQRSNLELESLKDKIKILEMNPEEEAEEDGADIDLNSQRKEKCVVLKTSTRETIFLPVVRLVDPDKLKLGDLVGVNKDNYIILDTLPSEYDSQLKAMEVDEKPTEDYNDIGGLEKQIQELVEAIVLPLMHKDRFQKLGIRPPKGVLLYGPPGTGKTLMARACAAQTKATFLKLAGPQLVQTYIGEGAKLVRAAFQLAKEKSPCVIFIDEIDAIGTKRFDSEVSGDREVQRTMLELVNQLDGFSSDECIKVIAATNRADILDPALMRSGRLDRKIEFPHPTEDARARILQIHSRKMNVHPDVNFEELARLTDGYNGAQLKAVCVEAGMLALLQDATEVTHEDFNEGIIQVQAKKKAGLNYYA
- the LOC135581853 gene encoding uncharacterized protein LOC135581853 isoform X2, with the protein product MCENPNPPLRRRRLPMKLLSIFLLQSKDSSFNSCSISAAEGPPFLLLCGSRSWGCIGVLHQIRLPCYDYSGYGGSTGKPSEFNTYYDIEAVHDCLKKEYGIRQEDLILYGQSVGSGPTLHLATQLQGLRGVVLHGAILSGIRVLYPVKVTFWFDIFKNINKIQQVDCPVLVIHGTADGIVEWTHGKRLWELSKEKYDPLWIKGGGHCNLEAYPEYIRHLRKFISAMEKLPLVRQAKQSSVPTSTITESKHKCLRFGKR
- the LOC135581853 gene encoding uncharacterized protein LOC135581853 isoform X1 gives rise to the protein MGNVTSSVAARFAFFPPEPATYEVFRERGGEGRLCLSGLPPENNVEVHLVETRAGNRVVATFWRHPNARFTLLYSHGNAADLGQMFDLFLRLRAHLRVNIMSYDYSGYGGSTGKPSEFNTYYDIEAVHDCLKKEYGIRQEDLILYGQSVGSGPTLHLATQLQGLRGVVLHGAILSGIRVLYPVKVTFWFDIFKNINKIQQVDCPVLVIHGTADGIVEWTHGKRLWELSKEKYDPLWIKGGGHCNLEAYPEYIRHLRKFISAMEKLPLVRQAKQSSVPTSTITESKHKCLRFGKR